In Xanthomonas theicola, a single genomic region encodes these proteins:
- a CDS encoding thymidine kinase — protein MAKLYFYYSAMNAGKTTTLLQSAHNYRERGMRTAILAPRLDHRDGSGVVASRIGLRSDGSTFVADTDLLALLQDDVARDGALHCVLVDEAQFLSRAQVWQLSEVVDRRRIPVLCYGLRTDFRGELFEGSQYLLAWADELQEIKTICHTGSKATMTVRVDADGHAVQDGPQVEIGGNERYVSVSRAEFKKIMRGEGRIDPLQAALPR, from the coding sequence ATGGCGAAACTGTATTTCTACTATTCGGCGATGAACGCCGGCAAGACCACCACGCTGCTGCAGTCGGCGCACAACTATCGCGAGCGCGGCATGCGCACCGCGATCCTGGCCCCGCGCCTGGACCACCGCGACGGCAGCGGCGTGGTCGCCTCGCGCATCGGCCTGCGCTCCGACGGCAGCACCTTCGTGGCGGACACCGACCTGCTGGCGCTGCTGCAGGACGACGTCGCCCGCGACGGCGCGCTGCATTGCGTGCTGGTGGACGAGGCCCAGTTCCTCAGCCGCGCGCAGGTCTGGCAGCTCAGCGAGGTGGTCGACCGGCGGCGCATTCCGGTGCTGTGCTACGGCCTGCGCACCGATTTCCGCGGCGAGCTGTTCGAAGGCAGCCAGTACCTGCTGGCCTGGGCCGACGAGTTGCAGGAGATCAAGACCATCTGCCACACCGGCAGCAAGGCGACGATGACGGTGCGCGTGGATGCCGACGGCCACGCGGTGCAGGACGGGCCGCAGGTGGAGATCGGCGGCAACGAGCGCTACGTGTCGGTGAGCCGCGCCGAGTTCAAGAAGATCATGCGCGGCGAAGGCCGCATCGATCCGCTGCAGGCCGCGCTGCCGCGCTAG
- the fabV gene encoding enoyl-ACP reductase FabV yields MIIHPKVRGFICITTHPLGCERNVLEQIAATRARGVRRDGPKKVLVIGASSGYGLASRITAAFGFGADTLGVFFEKPGSDKKAGTAGWYNSATFDKHAKAQGLYSRSINGDAFSDAARAQVIELIKAEMGGQVDLVVYSLASPVRKLPDSGEVKRSALKPIGRTYTATAIDTNKDAIIEASIEPATEQEIADTVTVMGGQDWELWIDALEGAGVLAAAARTVAFSYIGTEITWPIYWHGALGKAKVDLDETAQRLDARLRVHGGGANVAVLKSVVTQASAAIPVMPLYISMVYKIMKEKGLHEGTIDQLDRLFRERLYREDGQPAATDEQNRLRLDDWELRDDVQDACKALWPQVTTENLFQLTDYAGYKHEFLKLFGFERKDVDYDAEVDPDVKFDCIEL; encoded by the coding sequence TTGATCATCCACCCGAAAGTTCGCGGTTTCATCTGCATCACCACGCATCCGCTCGGCTGCGAGCGCAACGTGCTCGAGCAGATCGCCGCCACGCGCGCGCGCGGCGTACGCCGCGACGGGCCGAAAAAGGTGCTGGTGATCGGCGCGTCCAGCGGCTACGGCCTGGCCTCGCGCATCACTGCCGCGTTCGGCTTCGGCGCCGACACGCTCGGCGTGTTCTTCGAGAAGCCGGGCAGCGACAAGAAGGCCGGTACCGCCGGCTGGTACAACTCGGCCACGTTCGATAAGCACGCCAAGGCGCAGGGGCTGTACAGCAGGTCGATCAACGGCGATGCGTTCTCCGACGCCGCGCGCGCGCAGGTGATCGAACTGATCAAGGCCGAGATGGGCGGCCAGGTCGACCTGGTGGTGTATTCGCTGGCCTCGCCGGTGCGCAAGCTGCCCGACAGCGGCGAAGTGAAGCGGTCGGCGCTCAAGCCGATCGGCCGGACCTACACTGCCACCGCGATCGACACCAACAAGGACGCGATCATCGAGGCGTCGATCGAGCCGGCCACCGAGCAGGAGATCGCCGACACCGTCACCGTGATGGGCGGGCAGGACTGGGAACTGTGGATCGACGCGCTGGAAGGCGCCGGCGTGCTGGCCGCCGCTGCGCGCACCGTGGCCTTCAGCTACATCGGCACCGAGATCACCTGGCCGATCTACTGGCACGGCGCGCTGGGCAAGGCCAAGGTGGATCTGGATGAGACCGCGCAGCGCCTGGACGCGCGCCTGCGCGTCCACGGCGGCGGCGCGAACGTGGCCGTGCTCAAGTCGGTGGTCACCCAGGCCAGCGCCGCGATCCCGGTGATGCCGCTGTACATCTCCATGGTCTACAAGATCATGAAGGAGAAGGGTCTGCATGAAGGCACCATCGACCAGCTCGACCGCCTGTTCCGCGAGCGCCTGTACCGCGAGGATGGCCAGCCGGCGGCCACCGACGAGCAGAACCGCCTGCGCCTGGACGACTGGGAACTGCGCGACGACGTGCAGGACGCGTGCAAGGCGCTGTGGCCGCAGGTCACCACCGAGAACCTGTTCCAGCTCACCGACTACGCCGGCTACAAGCACGAGTTCCTCAAGCTGTTCGGCTTCGAGCGCAAGGACGTGGACTACGACGCCGAGGTCGATCCGGACGTGAAGTTCGACTGCATCGAGCTGTAG
- the mutM gene encoding bifunctional DNA-formamidopyrimidine glycosylase/DNA-(apurinic or apyrimidinic site) lyase: MPELPEVETTRRGLEPHLLGRRIHEVILRRPDLRWPIPPEVARRLPGQRIDGIRRRAKYLLLDTEAGSALLHLGMSGSLRVLPGDTAPRAHDHVDVSLEDGRVLRFNDPRRFGCLLWQPPGQTHPLLGELGPEPLSPEFDGDYLFRRSRGRSAPVKTFLMDQRIVVGVGNIYAAESLFQAGIRPLREAGEVTRARYARLAEAAKAILGYAIARGGTTLRDFISPDGAPGYFEQELAVYGREGEACKRCGRPLRHASIGQRASVWCGSCQR, translated from the coding sequence ATGCCCGAACTCCCCGAAGTAGAAACCACCCGGCGCGGCCTGGAGCCGCATCTGCTCGGGCGCCGCATTCACGAGGTGATCCTGCGCCGGCCGGACCTGCGCTGGCCGATCCCGCCGGAGGTGGCGCGGCGGCTGCCGGGGCAGCGTATCGACGGTATCCGCCGCCGCGCCAAGTACCTGCTGCTGGATACCGAGGCCGGCAGCGCGCTGCTGCACCTGGGCATGTCCGGCAGCCTGCGCGTGCTGCCGGGGGACACTGCGCCGCGGGCGCACGACCATGTCGACGTCAGCCTGGAAGACGGCAGGGTGCTGCGCTTCAACGATCCGCGCCGGTTCGGCTGCCTGCTGTGGCAGCCGCCGGGCCAGACCCATCCGCTGCTTGGGGAACTCGGGCCGGAGCCGCTGTCGCCGGAATTCGACGGGGACTACCTGTTTCGGCGCAGCCGTGGCCGGAGTGCGCCGGTCAAGACGTTCCTGATGGACCAGCGCATCGTGGTCGGGGTCGGCAACATCTATGCCGCCGAGAGCCTGTTCCAGGCAGGAATCAGGCCGCTGCGCGAGGCCGGGGAGGTCACGCGGGCACGCTATGCGCGCCTGGCCGAGGCGGCCAAGGCGATCCTCGGCTATGCCATCGCCCGCGGCGGCACCACGTTGCGCGATTTCATCAGTCCCGATGGCGCGCCGGGCTATTTCGAGCAGGAACTGGCGGTCTACGGCCGCGAGGGCGAGGCCTGCAAGCGCTGTGGGCGGCCGCTGCGGCATGCCAGCATCGGCCAGCGCGCCAGCGTCTGGTGCGGGAGCTGCCAGCGCTGA
- the lldD gene encoding FMN-dependent L-lactate dehydrogenase LldD, protein MIVSSTTDYRAAAQRRLPPFLFHYIDGGAYAERTLRRNVADLADIALRQRVLRNMATLDLETELFGERLALPLALGPVGLTGMYARRGEVQAARAAAAKGVPFTLSTVSVCPIEEVAPAIDRPLWFQLYVLKDRGFMRNALERAKAAGVRTLVFTVDMPTPGARYRDAHSGMSGPNATLRRLLQAATHPRWAWDVGLLGRPHDLGNISTYRGHPTALADYIGWIGANFDPSITWKDLEWIRAFWSGPMLIKGILDPADAREAVRFGADGIIVSNHGGRQLDGVLSSARALPAIADAVKGQLKILADSGIRSGLDVVRMLALGADAVLLGRAFVYALAAAGQAGVENLLALMEQEMRVAMTLTGADSIAAISRDALAQAERVAAAA, encoded by the coding sequence ATGATCGTCTCCTCCACCACCGACTACCGCGCCGCCGCGCAGCGCCGGCTGCCGCCGTTCCTGTTCCACTACATTGACGGCGGCGCCTACGCCGAGCGCACGCTGCGGCGCAACGTCGCCGACCTGGCCGACATCGCGCTGCGCCAGCGGGTGCTGCGCAACATGGCCACGCTGGACCTGGAAACGGAGCTGTTCGGCGAGCGTCTGGCGCTGCCGCTGGCGCTGGGCCCGGTCGGCCTGACCGGCATGTACGCGCGCCGCGGCGAAGTGCAGGCGGCGCGCGCGGCGGCGGCCAAGGGCGTGCCGTTCACCCTGTCCACGGTGTCGGTGTGCCCGATCGAGGAAGTGGCGCCGGCGATCGACCGGCCGCTATGGTTCCAGTTGTACGTGCTCAAGGACCGCGGCTTCATGCGCAACGCGCTGGAGCGGGCCAAGGCCGCCGGCGTGCGCACGCTGGTGTTCACCGTGGACATGCCCACGCCCGGCGCGCGCTACCGCGACGCGCATTCGGGCATGAGCGGGCCCAACGCGACGCTGCGGCGCTTGCTGCAGGCCGCCACCCACCCGCGCTGGGCCTGGGACGTGGGCCTGCTGGGGCGGCCGCACGACCTGGGCAACATCTCCACCTACCGCGGCCACCCGACTGCGCTGGCCGACTACATCGGCTGGATCGGCGCCAACTTCGACCCGTCGATCACGTGGAAGGATCTGGAATGGATCCGCGCGTTCTGGAGCGGGCCGATGCTGATCAAAGGCATCCTCGACCCGGCCGATGCCCGCGAGGCGGTGCGCTTCGGCGCCGATGGCATCATCGTCTCCAACCATGGCGGGCGCCAGCTCGACGGCGTGCTGTCCAGCGCGCGCGCGCTGCCGGCCATCGCCGATGCAGTCAAGGGCCAGTTGAAGATCCTGGCCGACTCCGGCATCCGCAGCGGCCTGGACGTGGTGCGCATGCTCGCGCTCGGCGCCGACGCGGTGCTGCTCGGCCGCGCCTTCGTCTATGCGCTGGCAGCGGCCGGCCAGGCCGGGGTGGAGAACCTGCTGGCGCTGATGGAACAGGAAATGCGCGTGGCGATGACCCTGACCGGCGCCGACTCCATCGCCGCGATCTCGCGCGACGCGCTGGCGCAGGCCGAGCGCGTGGCCGCGGCCGCGTAA
- a CDS encoding DUF4380 domain-containing protein yields the protein MACRLTVIPTLRGRVPGFQRSGRPTLVKIADAVQRQPAPAVDAAADDIAYFGHDVWVGP from the coding sequence GTGGCGTGCCGGCTCACGGTCATCCCGACCCTGCGCGGGCGCGTGCCGGGTTTCCAGCGCAGCGGCCGGCCGACCCTGGTCAAGATCGCCGACGCGGTACAGCGCCAGCCGGCACCGGCGGTCGATGCCGCTGCCGACGACATTGCCTATTTCGGCCACGACGTGTGGGTCGGGCCGTAG
- a CDS encoding glucan biosynthesis protein encodes MQRRDFLKNAAAAFAAMGLPAMPMLGQAAPAVGLRRLGKPQPFDYAWLKGHARAMAQAPYQSHKRVLPGPLEALNWDQYQSIRYRQDHALWAVDKESKFQVKFFHLGLYFKSPVHMFDLVDGQAQELAYDGAAFDYGSSGLQGKHLPKELGFAGFRLNTKQDTDRDFAAFLGASYFRAVGKEGQYGQSARGLAIDTGTGGPEEFPDFIAYWLEQPKAGSDTLVVYALLDSPSVAGAYRFAITNGEVLLMDIDSALYPRKAIERLGLGPCTSMYQVGENDRRVDWDWRPEIHDTDGLAMWTGGGEWLWRPLCNPPQLRFNMFVDDNPRGFGLLQRDRNFDHYQDDGVYYEKRPCLWVEPKQGWGKGSVQLVEIPTIDETFDNIVAFWNPQDKPQPGQELLFGYRLYWGAQPPASSPLAQCVATRTGLGGVVGQKRNHFSWRFAVDFVGGELAKLGKDKDAKVEAVLQLSRGRTEIVSARPLHEFSGYRAMFDVVPPDEGTQQIDIRLFLRSGGRPLTETWLYQWTPPPAAERKLY; translated from the coding sequence ATGCAACGACGCGATTTCCTCAAGAACGCCGCCGCCGCCTTCGCCGCCATGGGCTTGCCTGCGATGCCGATGCTCGGCCAGGCCGCGCCTGCGGTCGGCCTGCGCCGCCTGGGCAAGCCGCAGCCTTTCGACTACGCCTGGCTCAAGGGCCATGCCCGGGCCATGGCCCAGGCGCCGTACCAGAGCCACAAGCGGGTGCTGCCGGGACCGCTGGAAGCGTTGAACTGGGACCAGTATCAGTCGATCCGCTATCGCCAGGACCATGCGCTGTGGGCGGTGGACAAGGAGTCGAAGTTCCAGGTCAAGTTCTTCCACCTGGGCCTGTACTTCAAGTCGCCGGTGCACATGTTCGACCTGGTCGACGGGCAGGCGCAGGAACTGGCCTACGACGGCGCCGCGTTCGACTACGGCAGCAGCGGCCTGCAGGGCAAGCACCTGCCCAAGGAGCTGGGCTTCGCCGGCTTCCGCCTCAACACCAAGCAGGACACCGACCGCGACTTCGCCGCGTTCCTCGGCGCCAGCTATTTCCGTGCGGTGGGCAAGGAAGGCCAGTACGGCCAGTCCGCGCGCGGCCTGGCGATCGATACCGGCACCGGCGGACCCGAGGAGTTCCCGGACTTCATCGCCTACTGGCTGGAGCAGCCCAAGGCCGGCTCGGACACGCTGGTGGTGTACGCGCTGCTGGACTCGCCGAGCGTGGCCGGCGCCTACCGTTTCGCGATCACCAACGGCGAGGTGCTGCTGATGGACATCGACAGCGCGCTGTATCCGCGCAAGGCCATCGAGCGGCTGGGCCTGGGGCCGTGCACCAGCATGTACCAGGTCGGCGAGAACGACCGCCGCGTGGACTGGGACTGGCGCCCGGAAATCCACGACACCGACGGCCTGGCGATGTGGACCGGCGGCGGCGAGTGGCTCTGGCGGCCGCTGTGCAACCCGCCGCAACTGCGCTTCAACATGTTCGTCGACGATAATCCGCGCGGCTTCGGCCTGCTGCAGCGCGACCGCAACTTCGACCACTACCAGGACGACGGCGTGTACTACGAGAAGCGCCCGTGTCTGTGGGTGGAGCCGAAGCAGGGCTGGGGCAAGGGCTCGGTGCAACTGGTGGAGATCCCCACCATCGACGAGACCTTCGACAACATCGTCGCGTTCTGGAATCCGCAGGACAAGCCGCAGCCCGGCCAGGAGCTGCTGTTCGGCTACCGCCTGTACTGGGGCGCGCAGCCGCCGGCGTCCTCGCCGCTGGCGCAGTGCGTGGCCACGCGCACCGGCCTGGGCGGCGTGGTCGGACAGAAGCGCAACCACTTCTCCTGGCGCTTCGCGGTGGACTTCGTCGGCGGCGAACTGGCCAAGCTCGGCAAGGACAAGGACGCCAAGGTCGAGGCGGTGCTGCAGCTGAGCCGCGGCCGCACCGAGATCGTCTCGGCGCGGCCGTTGCATGAGTTTTCCGGCTATCGCGCGATGTTCGACGTGGTGCCGCCGGATGAGGGCACGCAGCAGATCGACATCCGCCTGTTCCTGCGCAGCGGCGGCCGGCCGTTGACCGAGACCTGGCTGTACCAGTGGACGCCGCCGCCGGCGGCCGAGCGCAAGCTGTACTGA
- a CDS encoding FCD domain-containing protein — MRVLIAQRGLQPDARLPAERALALELGVSRTALREAIAQLASQGLLRARAGGGTYVQRPHTPEEQVVAPLQPFLPLLQGDPEYRFDVLETRHALEGATAWHAALRATDADRARIAAAFEAMRQAHARGDAAAETRADADFHLTIAEAAHNRVLLQVMRGLFDLLQSNISQSRQTLFRSPRTVAPLLAQHRALRDAILAGAPERARDAAHAHLAFVHTALRTLDEDEARRVRAWRLPSPAAGTSG; from the coding sequence CTGCGCGTGCTGATCGCGCAGCGCGGACTGCAGCCGGACGCGCGCCTGCCGGCCGAGCGCGCGCTGGCCCTGGAGCTGGGCGTGTCGCGCACTGCCTTGCGCGAGGCCATCGCCCAACTCGCCAGCCAGGGACTGCTGCGCGCACGCGCCGGCGGCGGGACCTACGTGCAGCGGCCGCACACGCCCGAGGAGCAGGTGGTGGCGCCGCTGCAACCGTTCCTGCCGCTGCTGCAGGGCGATCCGGAGTACCGCTTCGATGTACTGGAAACCCGCCATGCGTTGGAAGGCGCCACCGCCTGGCATGCGGCGTTGCGCGCCACCGACGCCGACCGCGCGCGCATCGCCGCCGCGTTCGAAGCGATGCGGCAGGCGCATGCGCGCGGCGACGCGGCCGCCGAGACGCGCGCCGATGCCGACTTCCACCTGACCATCGCCGAGGCCGCGCACAACCGCGTGCTGCTGCAGGTGATGCGCGGCCTGTTCGACCTGCTGCAGAGCAATATTTCGCAGAGCCGGCAGACGCTGTTCCGCTCGCCGCGCACCGTCGCCCCATTGCTGGCGCAGCACCGCGCGCTGCGCGACGCGATCCTGGCCGGTGCGCCGGAGCGCGCGCGCGACGCCGCGCACGCGCACCTGGCGTTCGTGCACACCGCACTGCGCACGCTCGACGAGGACGAGGCGCGCCGCGTCCGCGCCTGGCGTCTTCCCTCTCCCGCTGCCGGCACCTCCGGATGA
- a CDS encoding methyltransferase family protein: MHFTLRHPDLLFMLLGACWGGYELLLGRRRRAADGGARDQGTLQLLWRVLYAALAVAVLLSLLGIWRYAPALQAPARWLGCALLAGGLALRVWAIRVLARWFTVDVTIQEGHQLIRHGPYRRLRHPSYTGALLAFYGLAIGLGNLLSLPVIVLPVTWAFLRRIRVEEAALTQAFPREYPDYAAHSWRLLPFVW, translated from the coding sequence ATGCATTTCACGCTGCGCCATCCCGATCTGCTGTTCATGCTGCTGGGCGCGTGCTGGGGCGGCTACGAACTGCTGCTCGGGCGGCGCCGCCGCGCGGCCGACGGCGGCGCCCGCGACCAGGGCACGCTGCAGCTGCTGTGGCGCGTGCTGTACGCGGCGCTGGCGGTGGCGGTGCTGCTGTCCTTGCTCGGCATATGGCGCTACGCGCCTGCGCTGCAGGCGCCGGCGCGCTGGCTGGGCTGCGCGCTGCTGGCCGGCGGCCTGGCGCTGCGGGTGTGGGCGATCCGGGTGCTGGCGCGCTGGTTCACGGTGGACGTGACCATCCAGGAAGGCCACCAGCTGATCCGCCACGGACCGTACCGGCGCCTGCGCCACCCGTCCTATACCGGCGCGCTGCTGGCGTTCTACGGACTGGCGATCGGGCTGGGCAACCTGCTGTCGCTGCCGGTGATCGTGCTGCCGGTGACCTGGGCGTTCCTGCGCCGCATCCGCGTGGAGGAAGCGGCGCTGACCCAGGCGTTCCCGCGCGAGTACCCGGATTACGCCGCGCACAGCTGGCGGCTGCTGCCGTTCGTGTGGTGA
- a CDS encoding PLP-dependent aminotransferase family protein encodes MAQDSTRIAAVMAQIRSRIAARSYPPGTRLPSVRAQARAMRLSVSTVVEAYARLVAEGELVSRPGSGYYVTGPAAPLALARLGPHLDRQIDPLWVSRQSLETDAGTLKPGCGWLPPAWLYEDGMRRALRALARAEAPALTEYATPLGDPLLRQLLARRLAANGVEAAPEQIMLAESGTQAIDLICRFLLQPGDTVLVDDPCYFNFHALLKAHRARPIGVPHTAHGPDVAAFAAALQAHAPRLYITNSGIHNPTGAVLSPAIAHRVLTLAGNAGLIVVEDDIFADFESTAAPRLAAFDGLARVIQIGSFSKTISAALRCGYIAARADWIEGLADLKIATSFGGGRIAAELLLAVLTDSGYRRHLQTLRQRLAQAMPYTLARLAPLGISPWLVPRSGMFVWCQLPPGVDAAALARTCLREGVVLAPGNAFSQSLRAGRFLRFNVAQSGDDRIYAVLARALAAPQAVAP; translated from the coding sequence ATGGCGCAGGACAGCACCCGCATCGCCGCGGTGATGGCCCAGATCCGCTCCCGCATCGCCGCCCGCAGCTACCCGCCGGGGACGCGCCTGCCGTCGGTGCGCGCGCAGGCACGGGCCATGCGGCTGTCGGTCTCGACCGTGGTCGAGGCGTACGCGCGGCTGGTGGCCGAGGGCGAGCTGGTGTCGCGCCCGGGTTCTGGCTACTACGTGACCGGGCCGGCGGCGCCGCTGGCGCTGGCGCGGCTCGGGCCGCACCTGGACCGGCAGATCGATCCATTGTGGGTGTCGCGGCAGTCGCTGGAAACCGATGCCGGCACGCTCAAGCCGGGCTGTGGCTGGCTGCCGCCAGCGTGGCTGTACGAGGACGGGATGCGCCGCGCGCTGCGCGCCCTGGCCCGCGCCGAAGCGCCGGCATTGACCGAGTACGCCACGCCGCTGGGCGATCCGCTGCTGCGCCAGCTGCTGGCCCGGCGCCTGGCGGCCAACGGCGTCGAGGCCGCGCCCGAACAGATCATGCTCGCCGAATCCGGGACCCAGGCCATCGATCTGATCTGCCGGTTCCTGCTGCAGCCCGGGGATACGGTGCTGGTGGACGATCCCTGCTACTTCAACTTCCACGCCCTGCTCAAGGCGCACCGGGCGCGGCCGATCGGCGTGCCGCACACCGCGCACGGACCCGACGTGGCGGCGTTCGCGGCCGCGTTGCAGGCGCATGCGCCCAGGCTCTACATCACCAATTCGGGCATCCACAATCCCACCGGCGCGGTGCTCTCGCCGGCGATCGCGCACCGGGTGCTGACGCTGGCCGGCAACGCCGGCCTGATCGTGGTGGAAGACGACATCTTCGCCGACTTCGAATCCACCGCGGCGCCGCGGCTGGCCGCCTTCGACGGCCTGGCGCGGGTCATCCAGATCGGCAGCTTTTCCAAGACCATCTCGGCCGCACTGCGCTGCGGCTACATCGCCGCGCGCGCCGACTGGATCGAGGGCCTGGCCGACCTCAAGATCGCGACCAGCTTCGGCGGCGGCCGCATCGCGGCCGAGCTCCTGCTGGCGGTGCTGACCGACAGCGGCTACCGCCGGCATCTGCAGACGCTGCGGCAGCGGCTGGCACAGGCGATGCCATACACCCTGGCCCGGCTCGCGCCGCTCGGGATCAGCCCCTGGCTGGTGCCGCGCTCGGGCATGTTCGTCTGGTGCCAGCTGCCGCCCGGCGTCGATGCCGCCGCGCTGGCCCGCACCTGCCTGCGCGAGGGCGTGGTGCTGGCGCCGGGCAACGCCTTCAGCCAATCCTTGCGCGCCGGCCGCTTCCTGCGCTTCAACGTCGCCCAATCCGGCGACGATCGGATCTATGCGGTGTTGGCGCGGGCGCTGGCGGCGCCGCAGGCCGTCGCGCCGTAG